A single genomic interval of Prionailurus viverrinus isolate Anna chromosome A2, UM_Priviv_1.0, whole genome shotgun sequence harbors:
- the TMEM140 gene encoding transmembrane protein 140, translating into MTVLRPRRGKQLLFLGIMTVTVAVIFLLFYALLWKAGNLVDSPNLRIGFYNFCLWNEGTGSLQCRQFPELEALGVPRVGLALARLGVYGALVFTLFVPLPLFLAWCNSNEAEWRLAGGFLATSSMLLASGLGLFLTYTWKWIRLSLLEPGFLALGTAQALLLLLLMATCVFPQRAEDKVKLDSC; encoded by the coding sequence ATGACCGTCCTAAGGCCAAGGCGGGGCAAGCAGCTGCTGTTCCTGGGCATCATGACAGTCACGGTGGCGGTCATCTTCCTGCTGTTCTACGCTCTCCTCTGGAAGGCCGGCAACCTCGTGGACTCACCCAACCTCAGAATCGGCTTCTACAACTTCTGCCTGTGGAACGAGGGCACCGGCTCCCTCCAGTGCCGCCAGTTCCCGGAGCTGGAGGCCCTGGGGGTGCCGCGGGTCGGCCTGGCCCTGGCCAGGCTCGGTGTGTACGGGGCCCTGGTCTTCACTCTCTTCgtccccctgcccctcttcctggcCTGGTGCAACAGTAACGAGGCAGAGTGGCGGCTGGCAGGGGGCTTCCTGGCGACGTCCTCCATGCTGCTGGCCAGCGGCCTGGGCCTCTTCCTCACCTACACGTGGAAGTGGATCCGGCTCTCCCTCCTGGAGCCTGGGTTTCTGGCTCTGGGCACTGCCCAGGCCTTACTCCTCCTCTTGCTTATGGCCACGTGTGTGTTCCCTCAGAGAGCAGAGGACAAGGTCAAGCTTGACAGCTGCTAG